One segment of Pleomorphomonas sp. PLEO DNA contains the following:
- a CDS encoding SDR family NAD(P)-dependent oxidoreductase encodes MTSNSILLIGASRGLGHAMAAEFVAKGWHVTGTVRGADRTKLHDLRDLHPDRVEIEALDITRPEEIAALKTRLSGRRFDMLFVNAGITNANPSETIGETATEEFIRVMVTNALSPMRVVEGLEDLVSPEGLIGVMSSGQGSIANNLKGGLEVYRGSKAALNQYMRGYAARRPERALVLVAPGWIRTDLGGPGAPFTMEETIPKIVATLVGRMGEVGLRYLDREGKDVPW; translated from the coding sequence ATGACTTCCAACTCCATCCTCCTCATCGGCGCCTCGCGCGGCCTCGGCCACGCCATGGCGGCGGAGTTCGTCGCCAAAGGCTGGCACGTCACCGGCACGGTGCGCGGCGCCGACCGGACCAAGCTGCATGACCTCCGCGACCTGCACCCCGACCGCGTCGAGATCGAAGCGCTCGACATCACCCGCCCCGAGGAGATCGCCGCCCTCAAGACCCGCCTGTCCGGCCGCCGCTTCGACATGCTGTTCGTCAATGCCGGCATCACCAACGCCAACCCCTCGGAGACCATCGGCGAGACCGCGACGGAGGAGTTCATCCGGGTGATGGTGACCAACGCGCTGAGCCCGATGCGCGTGGTGGAGGGGCTCGAAGATCTCGTGTCGCCCGAGGGGCTGATCGGCGTCATGTCGTCGGGGCAGGGCAGCATCGCCAACAACCTGAAGGGCGGGCTGGAGGTCTATCGCGGCAGCAAGGCGGCGCTCAACCAGTACATGCGCGGCTACGCCGCCCGCCGGCCCGAGCGGGCGCTGGTGCTGGTGGCCCCCGGCTGGATCCGCACCGACCTCGGCGGCCCCGGCGCGCCCTTCACCATGGAAGAGACCATACCCAAGATCGTGGCGACGCTGGTGGGGCGGATGGGGGAGGTGGGGCTCAGGTATCTCGATCGCGAGGGCAAGGATGTGCCCTGGTGA
- a CDS encoding DUF2336 domain-containing protein, which translates to MFDRLIALSQEKTSEKRGDLLIWISELFTEGADNYTDAETRLFGDVLCRLVDQVSVDVRAQFSEQMAPLSCTPRAVALRLATDEELAVSGVMLEQSTVLTDADLRDIAGSLSQGHLLAITRRKGLGETVTEILADRGDAAVLEGVTNNVTALFSDFGLKRLTTRGLDYPKVLLALSQRADMPPERLARAMASFDAEGRAKLGNLVAMSPDFAVLLVTEAADIARQRKQDLEREISTLLKRIGQGLGTLDEAIGGFAHDGRIEAVAELLTQVGGLEEAHISNVLNHENDFGLAVVCRSLRIGDKAYLSLSRLRAAHLGQPASIAEAWAGNYAEIDRPSADRALHFHRMRMAVLKAEKTG; encoded by the coding sequence ATGTTCGACAGATTGATTGCTCTCAGTCAGGAAAAAACCAGCGAAAAGCGCGGGGATCTGTTGATCTGGATCTCCGAGCTGTTCACCGAAGGCGCGGACAATTACACCGACGCGGAAACCAGACTGTTCGGCGACGTGCTCTGCCGGCTGGTCGATCAGGTTTCGGTGGATGTGCGGGCTCAGTTTTCCGAGCAGATGGCGCCGCTCAGCTGCACGCCGCGCGCGGTGGCGCTGCGCCTTGCCACGGACGAGGAGCTGGCAGTTTCCGGCGTGATGCTGGAGCAGTCGACGGTGTTGACCGACGCCGACCTTCGCGACATCGCCGGTTCGTTGAGCCAGGGCCACCTTCTGGCGATCACCCGGCGCAAGGGCCTCGGCGAAACGGTGACCGAGATACTGGCCGACCGTGGCGACGCGGCGGTTCTGGAAGGGGTGACCAACAACGTCACGGCGCTGTTTTCCGACTTTGGCCTCAAGCGACTGACGACGCGCGGCCTCGATTACCCCAAGGTGCTGCTGGCCCTGTCGCAGCGGGCCGACATGCCGCCCGAGCGGCTGGCGCGGGCCATGGCCTCGTTCGATGCCGAAGGGCGCGCCAAGCTGGGAAACCTCGTCGCCATGTCGCCGGATTTCGCGGTTCTCCTGGTGACCGAGGCGGCCGATATCGCCCGCCAGCGCAAGCAGGATCTCGAACGGGAGATCTCAACGCTGCTCAAGCGGATCGGGCAGGGGCTCGGCACCCTCGACGAGGCGATCGGCGGCTTTGCCCACGACGGCCGGATCGAGGCGGTGGCCGAACTGCTCACCCAGGTGGGCGGTCTAGAGGAAGCGCATATCTCCAATGTGCTCAATCATGAAAACGACTTCGGCCTCGCTGTTGTCTGCCGTAGCCTCAGAATAGGCGACAAGGCTTACCTGAGCCTGTCGCGATTGCGCGCCGCCCATCTGGGGCAGCCGGCGTCGATCGCCGAGGCCTGGGCCGGCAATTACGCCGAGATCGACCGCCCATCGGCCGACCGCGCCTTGCACTTCCACCGCATGCGCATGGCCGTGCTGAAGGCCGAGAAGACGGGCTAG
- a CDS encoding isochorismatase family protein, translating to MTLIDPVTALVVIDLQKGIVALPTAQPIGEVVANAAALADAFRRHGLPVVLVNVAGAAPGRTEVPRTLKGFPPGWTELIPELNQQPRDHVVTKHTPGAFTGTGLEAHLKGLGVTQVVVAGVATSNGVEVTARQAFELGFNVTLAVDAMTDMRAEAHAYCATQVFPRIGETGTTQEIIDLLPRSA from the coding sequence ATGACCTTGATCGACCCCGTAACGGCGCTTGTCGTCATCGATCTTCAGAAGGGCATTGTGGCGCTGCCCACCGCCCAGCCGATCGGCGAGGTGGTGGCCAACGCCGCCGCGCTGGCCGACGCCTTCCGTCGGCATGGTCTGCCGGTGGTGCTGGTCAATGTGGCCGGCGCCGCGCCGGGCCGCACCGAGGTGCCGCGCACTCTCAAGGGCTTCCCGCCCGGCTGGACCGAGCTGATTCCTGAATTGAACCAGCAGCCGCGAGACCATGTGGTGACCAAGCACACGCCGGGCGCCTTCACCGGCACCGGCCTTGAAGCTCACCTGAAAGGGCTGGGCGTGACGCAGGTGGTGGTGGCCGGCGTTGCCACCAGCAACGGTGTCGAGGTGACGGCGCGGCAGGCTTTCGAGCTGGGTTTCAACGTGACGCTGGCCGTTGATGCCATGACCGATATGCGCGCCGAGGCGCATGCCTATTGCGCCACCCAGGTGTTCCCGCGCATCGGCGAGACCGGCACCACGCAAGAGATTATCGATCTTCTCCCGAGGAGCGCCTGA
- a CDS encoding MarR family winged helix-turn-helix transcriptional regulator, whose translation MISRSLEDKSTVRLASLPVEMYVSVMSTPFDMPPETIVTELTLAVGQLLRRLRAETNPDGLTWSQTTALARLERGGPTTTADLARAEAVKPQSMGATLAELEREGLVERRPHPSDGRQVLFALTEAGLEARRKRSAAKQKWLLAALSGLDADEQRLLMSAIPLIKRLSEAD comes from the coding sequence GTGATCTCACGGTCGCTCGAAGATAAATCGACAGTCAGACTTGCAAGTTTACCTGTCGAGATGTATGTCTCGGTCATGAGCACACCCTTCGACATGCCGCCCGAGACGATCGTCACCGAGCTGACGCTGGCCGTCGGTCAGCTGCTGCGCCGCTTGCGCGCCGAGACCAATCCCGATGGCCTCACCTGGTCGCAGACCACGGCGCTGGCCCGGCTGGAGCGCGGCGGGCCGACGACGACGGCCGATCTGGCCCGGGCCGAGGCCGTGAAGCCGCAATCGATGGGCGCCACGCTGGCCGAGCTGGAGCGCGAGGGGCTGGTGGAGCGCCGCCCGCACCCGAGCGATGGCCGGCAGGTGCTGTTCGCGCTGACGGAGGCCGGCCTTGAGGCGCGGCGCAAGCGCAGCGCCGCCAAGCAGAAGTGGTTGCTGGCCGCCCTCAGCGGCCTCGACGCCGACGAGCAGCGGCTGCTGATGTCGGCCATTCCCCTGATCAAACGGCTGAGCGAGGCCGACTGA
- the trpS gene encoding tryptophan--tRNA ligase: MSNSRLEKPVILTGDRTTGPLHLGHYAGSLQSRVALQATHRQFLLLADLQALTDNAHDPDKVRRNVLEVAFDYLAVGIDPALTTICVQSALPALAELTMLYMNFVTVARLERNPTIKTEIQLRGFERDVPVGFLCYPVSQAADITAFKATVVPVGEDQAPLIEQTNEIVRRVNRQIGHDLLPEAVAMIPKVGRLPGIDGKAKMSKSLGNAIPLSASADDIRAAVRQMYTDPNHLRAADPGCVEGNVVFTYLDAFCEDVGAVADLKARYRQGGLGDMVVKRQLEDVLQALLAPIRERRARYAADPGYVLEVLRQGTAKARARTEETLGEVRAGLGLFSLDAGQSAAAE; this comes from the coding sequence ATGTCCAACTCACGCCTTGAAAAGCCTGTCATCCTGACCGGCGATCGCACCACCGGCCCGCTTCACCTGGGCCACTACGCCGGCTCGCTGCAAAGCCGGGTGGCGCTGCAGGCAACGCACCGGCAATTCCTGCTGCTCGCCGACCTCCAAGCGCTGACCGACAATGCCCATGACCCCGACAAGGTGCGGCGCAACGTGCTGGAGGTGGCCTTCGACTACCTCGCCGTCGGCATCGACCCCGCGCTGACCACCATCTGCGTCCAGTCGGCCCTGCCGGCGCTGGCCGAGCTGACCATGCTCTACATGAACTTCGTCACCGTCGCCCGCCTCGAGCGCAACCCGACCATCAAGACGGAGATCCAGCTGCGCGGCTTCGAGCGCGACGTGCCCGTCGGCTTCCTCTGCTACCCGGTGTCGCAGGCGGCCGACATCACGGCGTTCAAGGCCACCGTCGTGCCGGTGGGCGAGGATCAGGCGCCGCTGATCGAGCAGACCAACGAGATCGTCCGCCGGGTGAACCGCCAGATCGGCCACGACCTGCTGCCCGAAGCGGTGGCGATGATCCCCAAAGTCGGCCGCCTGCCCGGCATCGACGGCAAGGCCAAGATGAGCAAATCGCTGGGCAACGCCATTCCGCTCTCCGCCTCGGCGGACGACATCCGCGCCGCCGTCCGCCAGATGTACACCGACCCCAACCACCTCCGCGCCGCCGACCCCGGCTGCGTGGAGGGCAACGTCGTGTTCACCTATCTCGACGCCTTCTGCGAGGATGTTGGGGCGGTGGCGGACCTCAAGGCGCGTTACAGGCAAGGCGGCCTCGGCGACATGGTAGTGAAGCGCCAGTTGGAAGACGTGCTCCAAGCCCTGCTGGCGCCGATCCGCGAGAGAAGGGCGAGGTATGCGGCCGATCCGGGGTACGTTCTGGAGGTGCTGCGGCAGGGGACGGCGAAGGCGCGGGCGCGTACGGAGGAGACGCTGGGCGAGGTGAGGGCGGGGTTGGGGCTGTTCAGCTTGGATGCAGGGCAAAGCGCGGCAGCCGAATGA
- a CDS encoding cation-translocating P-type ATPase has product MTNIEPRTAAPAGLTEDEAARRSAAEGFNELPRAERRTPLRIIVEVLREPMLALLLVGGGVYLLLGDTTEALVLLAFATLSVAITVVQESRTERVLEALRDLTSPRALVIRGGERRRIAGREVVRGDVLVLVEGDRVPADAILLQSHDLETDESLLTGESVPVAKVATEAAAGGEVPRPGGEAVAHVFSGSLVVRGSALAEVTAIGVKSEIGKIGESLQSVETEAPRLQAQTGRLVRAFAMVGGGVTVLVVVLYGTLRGGWLDGLLAGIAVGMSMLPEEFPVVLTVFMAMGAWRISQARVLTRRAAAIETLGSATVLCTDKTGTLTENRMSIAQLRLPDGTTAAAGPDLSQAFRALVDVGVLASAEAPTDPMEKAFHDLGRTQTAASPPLPSHLVREYGLRPDLLAMTNVWAGEQEGGAALAAAKGAPEAIARLCHFDEGALTALKGEVDALAARGLRVLGVARASASEPWPEDQSGFSFEFLGLVGLADGLRASVPAAVAECRSAGISVVMITGDYPATARAIAAAAGIDTADVVSGGDLEQLDDAALAARVKTATVFARTMPEQKLRIVNAFKADGAVVAMTGDGVNDAPSLKAAHIGIAMGGRGTDVAREAASMVLLDDDFGSIVKAVRLGRRIYDNLVKAMGFILAVHVPIAGLALLPLLFGLPILFGPMHIAFLEMVIDPVCSLVFEAETEEDDVMARPPRDPAEPLFSRTMVIWGVFQGVVGFGLVAAIYLIALWRDTPVDEVRALTFFSLVFVIIGLILVDRSFSSSVVMAVRRPNRTLVVVLVGVTAMLGLTLGWPVARELFRFGPLHASDLAVTVGAGVAVLLVLELIKPLVRAGLKPRKAAVAGPGKASK; this is encoded by the coding sequence ATGACCAACATCGAACCGCGAACGGCTGCTCCAGCCGGCCTGACCGAGGATGAGGCCGCGCGCCGGTCGGCGGCCGAGGGCTTCAACGAGCTGCCGAGGGCGGAGCGCCGCACACCGCTGCGCATCATAGTCGAGGTTCTGCGCGAGCCGATGCTGGCGCTGCTGCTGGTGGGCGGTGGCGTCTATCTGCTGCTGGGCGATACGACGGAAGCGCTGGTGCTGCTCGCCTTCGCCACGCTGTCGGTGGCGATCACCGTCGTCCAGGAAAGCCGCACCGAACGGGTGCTGGAAGCGCTGCGCGATCTGACCAGCCCGCGCGCCCTGGTGATCCGGGGCGGCGAGCGGCGGCGCATTGCCGGGCGCGAGGTGGTGCGCGGCGATGTTCTGGTGCTGGTGGAGGGCGACCGCGTGCCGGCCGACGCGATCCTCCTGCAAAGCCACGATCTGGAGACCGACGAGTCGCTGCTAACAGGCGAGTCCGTGCCGGTGGCCAAGGTTGCGACCGAGGCGGCGGCGGGCGGCGAAGTGCCCCGGCCGGGCGGCGAGGCGGTAGCCCATGTGTTTTCCGGCTCGCTGGTGGTGCGTGGCAGCGCGCTGGCCGAGGTGACGGCCATCGGCGTCAAAAGCGAAATCGGCAAGATCGGCGAGTCGCTCCAGTCCGTGGAGACCGAGGCGCCCCGCCTTCAGGCCCAGACCGGGCGCCTGGTGCGGGCCTTCGCGATGGTCGGCGGCGGCGTCACCGTTCTGGTGGTGGTGCTCTACGGCACGCTGCGCGGCGGTTGGCTCGACGGCCTGCTCGCCGGCATCGCCGTGGGCATGTCGATGCTGCCGGAAGAGTTCCCGGTGGTGCTGACGGTGTTCATGGCGATGGGCGCCTGGCGGATTTCTCAGGCGCGCGTTCTCACCCGCCGCGCAGCCGCCATCGAAACCCTGGGCTCGGCCACCGTGCTGTGCACCGACAAGACCGGCACGCTGACCGAAAACCGCATGTCGATCGCCCAATTGCGGCTGCCCGACGGAACGACGGCGGCCGCCGGCCCCGACCTTTCGCAAGCCTTCCGCGCGCTGGTCGATGTCGGCGTGCTGGCCAGCGCCGAGGCGCCGACCGATCCGATGGAGAAAGCCTTTCACGACCTTGGCCGAACCCAGACCGCCGCGTCGCCGCCGCTCCCCAGCCATCTCGTCAGGGAATACGGGCTGCGGCCCGATCTTCTGGCCATGACCAACGTCTGGGCCGGGGAGCAAGAGGGCGGCGCGGCGCTGGCGGCCGCCAAGGGGGCGCCCGAGGCGATCGCCCGGCTCTGCCACTTCGACGAGGGGGCGCTGACCGCGCTGAAGGGCGAGGTGGACGCCCTGGCGGCGAGGGGATTGCGGGTGCTCGGCGTCGCCCGGGCGAGTGCCAGCGAGCCCTGGCCGGAGGACCAGTCCGGCTTTAGCTTCGAATTCCTCGGCCTGGTCGGCCTTGCCGATGGGCTGCGTGCCAGCGTGCCGGCGGCGGTTGCCGAGTGCCGCTCCGCCGGCATTTCGGTGGTGATGATCACCGGCGACTACCCGGCGACGGCGCGCGCCATCGCGGCGGCGGCCGGCATCGACACTGCCGACGTCGTCAGCGGCGGCGATCTGGAGCAGTTGGACGACGCGGCGCTGGCGGCGCGGGTGAAGACGGCGACGGTGTTCGCCCGCACCATGCCCGAGCAGAAGCTGCGCATCGTCAACGCCTTCAAGGCGGATGGCGCCGTGGTGGCCATGACCGGTGACGGCGTCAACGACGCGCCGTCGCTGAAGGCGGCGCATATCGGCATCGCCATGGGCGGGCGCGGCACCGACGTTGCCCGCGAGGCGGCCTCGATGGTTCTGCTCGACGACGATTTCGGCTCGATCGTCAAGGCGGTGCGGCTGGGGCGGCGCATCTACGACAACCTCGTCAAGGCCATGGGCTTCATCCTGGCCGTGCATGTGCCGATTGCCGGGCTGGCGCTGTTGCCGCTGCTGTTCGGCCTGCCCATCCTGTTCGGCCCGATGCACATCGCCTTCCTGGAAATGGTGATCGACCCGGTGTGCTCGCTGGTGTTCGAGGCCGAGACCGAGGAGGACGACGTGATGGCCCGGCCACCGCGCGACCCCGCCGAGCCGTTGTTCTCGCGCACCATGGTGATCTGGGGCGTGTTCCAGGGCGTGGTGGGCTTTGGCCTGGTGGCGGCGATCTATCTCATCGCGCTGTGGCGCGACACGCCGGTGGACGAGGTGCGGGCGCTGACCTTCTTCTCGCTGGTGTTCGTCATCATCGGCCTGATCCTGGTCGACCGCTCGTTCAGCTCCTCGGTGGTCATGGCGGTGCGCCGCCCCAACCGCACGCTTGTCGTCGTGCTCGTCGGTGTCACGGCGATGTTGGGCCTGACGCTCGGCTGGCCGGTGGCCCGGGAGCTGTTCCGCTTCGGCCCGCTGCACGCCAGCGACCTGGCGGTGACGGTGGGCGCCGGCGTCGCCGTGCTCCTGGTGCTGGAACTGATCAAGCCGCTGGTGCGCGCCGGGCTGAAACCGAGGAAGGCCGCCGTTGCCGGCCCAGGCAAGGCGTCAAAATGA
- a CDS encoding low temperature requirement protein A yields MSVTDHPLLRRRDGHHARVTFEELFFDLVYVFAVTQLSHELLHNLTLSGVIETLILWFAVWLGWQYTCWVTNWFDPETPRIRSALFTVMLAALIMSSAIPGAFGERGFVFALAYVAIQVGRTAYIVWELGPNHALTANHRRMLGWLSIAAVFWIAGAFAEGPARIVLWAVAVACEYVSPMIGFSLPWLGRSTTADWTIEGGHMAERCQLFVIVALGETLLATGATLAEIEVWNPALLSAMLATFLGTLAMWWLYFGTSSKDATEAITHAADPGRIGAYFHYIHAILVGGIIATAVGNDLVMAHPHDGVKVAYALTLSGGPAIYLMGSAVYKKVVYGALPASHLVAALVLLALLAAAPFADLLTMGWLTTLVMMGAGLWEGRVRRRHRAVTDGAGSAPRG; encoded by the coding sequence ATGAGCGTCACCGACCACCCGCTGCTGCGCCGCCGCGACGGGCACCATGCCCGCGTCACCTTCGAGGAGCTGTTCTTCGACCTCGTTTACGTGTTCGCGGTCACCCAGCTCAGCCATGAGCTGTTGCATAACCTGACGCTGTCAGGCGTCATCGAAACGCTGATCCTGTGGTTCGCGGTGTGGCTCGGCTGGCAATATACCTGCTGGGTCACCAACTGGTTCGACCCGGAGACGCCGCGCATCCGCAGCGCGCTGTTCACCGTGATGCTGGCGGCCCTCATCATGTCGTCGGCTATCCCCGGCGCCTTCGGGGAGCGCGGTTTCGTGTTCGCGCTGGCCTATGTGGCGATCCAGGTGGGGCGCACCGCCTACATCGTCTGGGAACTGGGGCCCAACCATGCGCTGACGGCCAACCACCGGCGCATGCTCGGCTGGCTGTCGATCGCCGCCGTGTTCTGGATCGCTGGCGCCTTCGCCGAGGGGCCGGCGCGCATCGTGCTGTGGGCCGTCGCCGTCGCCTGCGAGTATGTATCGCCGATGATCGGCTTTTCACTGCCATGGCTCGGCCGCTCGACCACCGCCGATTGGACGATCGAGGGCGGCCACATGGCCGAGCGCTGCCAGCTGTTCGTCATCGTGGCGCTGGGGGAAACGCTGCTCGCCACCGGCGCCACTCTGGCCGAGATCGAGGTTTGGAATCCGGCGCTGCTCTCGGCCATGCTGGCCACCTTCCTCGGCACGCTGGCCATGTGGTGGCTCTATTTCGGCACGTCGAGCAAGGATGCCACCGAAGCGATCACCCATGCCGCCGACCCCGGCCGGATCGGCGCCTATTTCCACTATATCCACGCCATCCTGGTGGGTGGCATCATCGCCACCGCCGTCGGCAACGACCTGGTGATGGCCCACCCGCATGATGGGGTGAAGGTGGCTTATGCGCTGACGCTCAGCGGCGGACCGGCGATCTACCTGATGGGCAGCGCCGTTTACAAGAAGGTGGTCTACGGCGCGCTGCCCGCCTCGCATCTGGTGGCAGCGCTGGTGCTGCTGGCCCTGCTCGCCGCCGCGCCCTTCGCCGATCTCCTCACCATGGGCTGGCTGACCACCCTGGTGATGATGGGCGCCGGGCTGTGGGAAGGGCGGGTACGGAGACGGCATCGGGCCGTGACGGACGGCGCCGGGTCTGCGCCACGGGGCTGA
- a CDS encoding DHA2 family efflux MFS transporter permease subunit — MAAPDSDRLSPEVWKISAVALLGSLLSQLDATIVNVSLTSLAADLHSTLSTIQWVTSGYLLALTLVLPLNGWLVDRIGGKALYLWCFTAFTISSALCGLAWSAQSLIAFRVLQGVSGGLLAPMAQMMIARAAGRQMARVVGIMALPVLLAPVFGPIIAGAILQYASWRWLFLVNLPVGALALLLAVLLLPADRDQATARKLDWVGLMLLSPGLVLFLYGSDKLGDSMGRISFGLGLAMMAVFLWSARRKGGDALVDLSLFKTKAFSVAAITQFLSNGGMFAGQMLIPAFLIAGCGRTPGEMGWMLAPQGLGMMVTYPLMGWLTKRFGIRLTSAGGALLACLSTLAFPYLAHQGFVLGVLIPALVLRGMGMSAVGLPSMTAAYASVNKARLPMATTSINIVQRLGGPTMTTIAATFLAWRLGGAASGPAVPAAYGAAFLLLAALHAATFLSAARLPDRLSDVATPEA; from the coding sequence ATGGCCGCGCCCGACAGCGACCGGTTGAGCCCAGAAGTCTGGAAGATTTCCGCCGTGGCGCTGCTCGGCTCGCTGCTGTCGCAGCTCGATGCCACCATCGTCAACGTGTCGCTGACCAGCCTTGCCGCCGATCTCCATAGCACGCTCTCGACCATCCAATGGGTGACCAGCGGCTATCTGCTGGCGCTGACGCTGGTGCTGCCGCTCAACGGCTGGCTGGTCGACCGGATCGGCGGCAAGGCGCTGTATCTGTGGTGCTTCACCGCTTTCACCATCTCCTCGGCGCTGTGCGGGCTTGCCTGGTCGGCTCAATCGCTGATCGCCTTCCGGGTGTTGCAAGGGGTGAGCGGCGGCCTGCTGGCACCGATGGCGCAGATGATGATCGCCCGGGCGGCCGGCCGGCAGATGGCGCGCGTCGTCGGCATCATGGCGCTACCGGTGCTGTTGGCGCCGGTGTTCGGGCCGATCATCGCCGGCGCCATCTTGCAATATGCCTCCTGGCGCTGGCTGTTCCTGGTCAACCTGCCGGTGGGGGCGCTGGCCTTGCTGCTGGCGGTGCTGCTGCTGCCGGCCGACCGCGACCAGGCGACGGCCCGCAAGCTCGATTGGGTCGGCCTGATGCTGCTGTCGCCCGGTCTGGTGCTGTTTCTCTATGGCTCCGACAAGCTCGGCGACAGCATGGGGCGGATAAGCTTCGGGCTCGGCCTCGCCATGATGGCCGTCTTTTTGTGGAGTGCGCGGCGCAAGGGCGGCGACGCGCTGGTCGATCTCAGCCTGTTCAAGACCAAGGCGTTCTCGGTGGCGGCCATCACGCAATTCCTGTCGAACGGCGGCATGTTCGCCGGACAGATGCTGATCCCGGCCTTCCTGATCGCCGGCTGTGGCCGCACGCCCGGCGAAATGGGCTGGATGCTGGCGCCGCAGGGGCTGGGCATGATGGTGACCTATCCGCTGATGGGCTGGCTCACCAAGCGCTTCGGCATCCGCCTGACATCGGCGGGCGGCGCGCTGCTCGCCTGCCTGTCGACGCTGGCCTTTCCTTATCTTGCCCATCAGGGCTTTGTCCTCGGCGTGCTCATCCCGGCGCTCGTGCTGCGCGGCATGGGCATGAGCGCGGTGGGCCTGCCGTCGATGACCGCCGCCTATGCCTCGGTCAACAAGGCGAGGCTGCCGATGGCGACCACCTCGATCAACATCGTGCAACGGCTCGGCGGCCCGACCATGACGACCATCGCCGCCACCTTCCTGGCCTGGCGGCTTGGCGGCGCGGCGAGCGGGCCGGCGGTGCCGGCCGCCTATGGCGCGGCCTTCCTGCTGCTGGCAGCGCTGCATGCCGCCACCTTCCTGTCGGCGGCGCGCTTGCCGGACCGGCTCAGCGATGTGGCAACGCCGGAAGCGTGA
- a CDS encoding MOSC domain-containing protein has protein sequence MAQSADLPAAVLSEIRIGSVAEIGHSGIRSAIGKRPLDAPVRIELNGPLGDQHAERFHGGPEKAILHYDSAHYAVWQAEFADVASAFQPGGFGENFVGTGLSEATVCVGDYLRVGSALLQVSESRQPCFKLNHRFGHLGVSRRSQESGRTGWFYRVLEPGEVAAGDTIAVVDRPLPEWPIARLQHYLYHLTDDFDMARVLSELPHLSPGFRALFAKRVASGQVENWESRLSNGPLVSGPPA, from the coding sequence ATGGCCCAGTCAGCAGATTTGCCCGCCGCCGTCCTGTCTGAAATCCGCATCGGTTCGGTGGCGGAGATCGGGCACAGCGGCATTCGCTCGGCGATCGGCAAGCGTCCGCTGGACGCGCCGGTTCGTATCGAACTCAATGGTCCCCTGGGCGACCAGCACGCCGAGCGTTTCCACGGCGGGCCTGAGAAGGCGATCCTGCACTATGACAGCGCCCACTACGCGGTCTGGCAGGCGGAGTTCGCCGATGTCGCCTCGGCTTTCCAACCGGGCGGCTTCGGCGAGAATTTCGTGGGCACCGGCCTGTCGGAGGCGACGGTCTGCGTCGGCGATTACCTGCGCGTCGGCAGCGCGCTGCTGCAGGTTTCGGAATCGCGCCAGCCGTGCTTCAAGCTCAACCACCGCTTCGGCCATCTCGGCGTTTCCCGCCGCTCGCAAGAGAGCGGCCGCACCGGCTGGTTCTACCGGGTGCTCGAACCCGGCGAGGTGGCGGCGGGCGATACCATTGCCGTGGTGGACCGGCCGCTGCCCGAGTGGCCGATCGCCCGGCTGCAGCACTACCTCTACCACCTCACGGACGACTTCGACATGGCGCGGGTGCTGAGCGAACTGCCCCACCTCTCCCCCGGCTTCCGGGCGCTGTTTGCCAAGCGCGTCGCGAGCGGCCAGGTGGAGAACTGGGAGAGCCGGCTGTCGAACGGCCCGCTGGTGAGTGGGCCGCCCGCTTAA
- a CDS encoding LysR family transcriptional regulator, producing MDDIDLNLIPALDALLSEGSVTGAARRLGLSASAMSRTLARLRAATGDPLLVRAGRGLVPTPRARELSGRVHDVAREAKALLSPRRDALDLAVLDRTFTLCASEGFVAVFAAPLVAAVTEAAPGARLRFAPKPVKDAAALREGEIDLEIGVVGAAAPEIRTQLLFRDSYVGAVRAGHPLLEEPMTAERYAACRHVVVSRRGEAEGPVDEALAALGLRRTIVAVVPGFPDALAIAARSDLVALVTRACLSHGDAALTHDLLGFELPVATPPIAVSLQWHPRLEADPAHRWLRGVVAAVCRA from the coding sequence ATGGACGACATCGACCTCAACCTGATCCCGGCGCTCGACGCCTTGCTGTCCGAGGGCAGCGTCACCGGCGCCGCCCGTCGCCTCGGCCTCAGCGCCTCGGCCATGAGCCGCACGCTGGCCCGCCTGCGCGCGGCCACCGGCGATCCGCTGCTGGTGCGGGCCGGGCGCGGGCTGGTACCGACGCCGCGCGCCAGAGAACTCAGCGGCCGGGTGCACGATGTCGCCCGAGAGGCCAAGGCGCTGCTCAGCCCGCGCCGCGATGCGCTCGATCTCGCCGTGCTCGATCGCACCTTCACCCTCTGCGCCAGCGAGGGCTTCGTGGCAGTGTTTGCCGCGCCGCTGGTCGCCGCCGTCACCGAAGCGGCGCCGGGCGCGCGGCTGCGTTTTGCGCCCAAGCCGGTCAAGGATGCCGCGGCGCTCCGGGAGGGGGAGATCGATCTGGAAATCGGTGTCGTCGGCGCCGCCGCGCCGGAGATCCGCACCCAGCTGCTGTTCCGCGACAGCTACGTCGGCGCGGTGCGGGCCGGCCATCCGCTTCTGGAAGAACCGATGACGGCGGAACGCTATGCCGCCTGTCGCCACGTGGTAGTGTCGCGCCGGGGCGAGGCCGAGGGACCGGTTGATGAGGCGCTCGCCGCGCTCGGCCTCAGGCGGACCATCGTCGCCGTGGTGCCCGGCTTTCCCGATGCGCTGGCTATCGCTGCCCGTTCCGATCTTGTGGCGCTGGTCACCCGCGCCTGTCTCAGCCATGGCGACGCCGCCCTCACCCACGATCTCCTGGGCTTCGAGCTACCGGTGGCAACGCCGCCTATCGCCGTCTCCCTCCAATGGCATCCGCGCCTGGAGGCCGACCCGGCGCACCGCTGGCTGCGCGGCGTGGTAGCGGCGGTCTGTCGGGCGTGA